Proteins encoded together in one Lysobacterales bacterium window:
- a CDS encoding TIGR03862 family flavoprotein, translating into MTSRIEESRLAILGGGPAGLMAAERAVMAGIEVDLFDAMGSVGRKFLLAGKGGLNLTHSDEFETFVSRYRGREAEVRGWLRQFDADALREFARGLGVETFVGSSGRVFPHDLKAAPLLRGWVRRLRAQGVRMHMHHRFLGWDADQTLQFATPAGNVSVRAEASILALGGGSWPALGSDGRWVDLLRAVGIDVATLEPANCGFEANWSEVLRSRHAGAPLKRIAAWLDPGDSVRSGECVLSAYGLEGSLVYALSAAIRERIRAHGSARLHLDLLPGRSRDWLTAALARERGSRSIGEHLRRQTGIDAAKSALVFELLPRADWHDPQRLAATIKDAGIELLRPRPLAEAISSAGGVRFAELDAGLMLKRLPGVFCAGEMIDWEAPTGGYLLTACFASGHVAGSAAAAWLQSRH; encoded by the coding sequence ATGACTTCCCGCATCGAAGAAAGTCGATTGGCCATCCTCGGCGGCGGCCCTGCCGGGTTGATGGCGGCGGAGCGGGCGGTCATGGCTGGGATCGAAGTGGATCTGTTCGATGCCATGGGTTCGGTCGGGCGCAAGTTCCTGCTCGCCGGCAAGGGCGGGCTGAACCTGACCCACAGCGACGAGTTCGAGACTTTCGTCTCGCGTTACCGCGGCCGTGAGGCGGAAGTGCGCGGCTGGCTGCGGCAGTTCGATGCCGATGCCCTGCGCGAGTTCGCGCGCGGACTCGGCGTCGAGACCTTCGTCGGCAGCTCCGGCCGCGTGTTCCCGCACGATCTCAAGGCGGCGCCGTTGCTGCGCGGCTGGGTGCGGCGGCTGCGCGCGCAGGGCGTGCGCATGCACATGCATCATCGCTTCCTCGGCTGGGACGCCGATCAGACGCTGCAGTTCGCAACGCCCGCGGGCAACGTGTCGGTTCGGGCCGAGGCCAGCATCCTCGCGCTCGGCGGCGGTTCCTGGCCGGCGCTCGGCAGCGACGGCCGCTGGGTCGATCTGCTGCGCGCGGTGGGCATCGACGTGGCCACGCTGGAACCGGCCAACTGCGGCTTCGAAGCGAATTGGTCGGAGGTGCTGCGCAGCCGCCATGCCGGCGCCCCGCTCAAGCGCATCGCCGCCTGGCTGGACCCTGGCGACAGCGTGCGCAGCGGCGAATGCGTGCTCAGCGCCTACGGACTCGAGGGCAGCCTGGTCTATGCACTCTCGGCGGCGATCCGCGAGCGCATTCGTGCGCACGGTTCGGCGCGGTTGCACCTCGATCTGCTGCCCGGTCGCAGCCGCGATTGGCTGACCGCGGCGCTGGCGCGCGAACGTGGCAGCCGCAGCATCGGCGAGCATCTACGTCGCCAGACCGGCATCGACGCCGCCAAGTCGGCGCTGGTGTTCGAACTGCTGCCGCGCGCCGATTGGCATGATCCGCAACGACTGGCGGCAACGATCAAGGATGCCGGCATCGAACTGCTGCGACCACGACCACTGGCGGAAGCGATCAGCAGCGCCGGCGGCGTGCGCTTCGCCGAACTCGACGCGGGACTGATGCTGAAGCGCCTGCCCGGCGTG
- a CDS encoding addiction module toxin, HicA family, with protein sequence MKRLDLLRHLTQHGCRMLREGARNSWWHQPASKARSAVPRHAEIDNHLVRKICRDLGIQSPTSF encoded by the coding sequence ATGAAGCGGCTCGACTTGCTGCGCCACCTGACCCAGCACGGTTGTCGCATGTTGCGGGAAGGTGCGCGTAATTCCTGGTGGCATCAGCCAGCATCGAAGGCCCGGTCGGCGGTGCCACGGCACGCCGAAATCGATAACCACCTCGTGCGCAAGATCTGCCGTGATCTCGGCATCCAGTCGCCGACCTCGTTTTGA